One Streptomyces drozdowiczii DNA segment encodes these proteins:
- a CDS encoding substrate-binding domain-containing protein translates to MPRTRTASRARRSLSDIRTVAVLAAAGLLLTGCTAAGKAGGSDSAKSADDAAVKVGLVYSRTGLLADYGKQYRDGFMAGLDYATKGTRKVAGHRIEVTEQDDAGDPGKAVSAAKNLIGKGYKVLAGTTDSGVALQMAPLAAQNKVLYVSGPAATDAVTGINGYTFRSGRQSYQDILTAGTMLGDAKGKKVTVLAQDSTFGQANVAAVKAVLGGKGAEVGSVLAPPSATDLTPFARQVKAGGPDLVFVAWAGSTAPALWTALDQQGVLGASKVVTGLAGTASYPIFGAAGSKVSFLAHYFPGAGGNNAVEKAMLDAVQKDGGKPDLFTPDGFTAAQMIVHAVEKGGATDTAAMVKALEGWSFDGVKGQTQVRGEDHALLQPMFVAKLEGKGKTAAPKLLDTEQLDAVAPPVKPAAG, encoded by the coding sequence ATGCCCCGCACCCGTACCGCCAGCAGAGCCCGCAGATCCCTCAGTGACATCCGTACCGTCGCCGTCCTGGCCGCAGCCGGTCTGCTGCTGACGGGCTGCACCGCCGCCGGGAAGGCGGGCGGTTCCGACTCCGCGAAGTCCGCCGACGACGCGGCCGTCAAGGTCGGCCTGGTGTACTCCAGGACCGGGCTCCTCGCGGACTACGGCAAGCAGTACCGCGACGGCTTCATGGCCGGTCTCGACTACGCCACCAAGGGCACCCGCAAGGTCGCCGGACACCGCATCGAGGTCACCGAGCAGGACGACGCGGGCGACCCGGGCAAGGCCGTCTCGGCGGCGAAGAACCTCATCGGCAAGGGCTACAAGGTGCTGGCCGGCACCACCGACTCCGGCGTCGCGCTCCAGATGGCCCCGCTCGCCGCGCAGAACAAGGTGCTGTACGTCAGCGGACCGGCCGCCACCGACGCGGTGACCGGGATCAACGGCTACACCTTCCGCTCCGGCCGCCAGTCCTACCAGGACATCCTGACGGCGGGCACGATGCTCGGCGACGCCAAGGGCAAGAAGGTCACGGTGCTCGCCCAGGACTCCACCTTCGGCCAGGCCAACGTGGCCGCCGTGAAGGCGGTCCTCGGCGGAAAGGGCGCCGAGGTCGGCTCGGTGCTGGCACCGCCCAGCGCGACGGACCTGACGCCGTTCGCCCGGCAGGTCAAGGCGGGCGGCCCCGACCTGGTCTTCGTCGCCTGGGCCGGCTCCACCGCCCCGGCGCTGTGGACCGCGCTCGACCAGCAGGGGGTGCTCGGCGCCAGCAAGGTCGTCACCGGCCTGGCCGGTACCGCCTCGTACCCGATCTTCGGGGCCGCCGGGTCCAAGGTGTCGTTCCTGGCGCACTACTTCCCGGGCGCGGGCGGGAACAACGCCGTGGAGAAGGCGATGCTGGACGCGGTGCAGAAGGACGGCGGCAAGCCCGACCTGTTCACGCCGGACGGCTTCACGGCCGCCCAGATGATCGTGCACGCCGTCGAGAAGGGCGGCGCCACCGACACCGCCGCGATGGTGAAGGCCCTGGAGGGCTGGAGCTTCGACGGGGTCAAGGGACAGACGCAGGTGCGCGGCGAGGACCACGCGCTGCTCCAGCCGATGTTCGTGGCCAAGCTGGAGGGCAAGGGCAAGACCGCCGCGCCGAAGCTGCTGGACACCGAGCAGCTGGACGCCGTCGCGCCGCCCGTGAAGCCCGCGGCGGGCTGA
- a CDS encoding TetR family transcriptional regulator, with the protein MTAEARPASPPLTERQEARRRRILRATAELAGRGGFEAVQMREVAEAAEVALGTLYRYFPSKIHLLVATLRDRLQHLRTALREHPPAGDDAASRVAETLMRAFRAMRREPQLADAMVRALTFADRSASSEVDAVSRLTTAIILDAMGTGHPTPGQLSAVRVIEYTWHSALITWLAGRASIAQVRTDIETVCRLVGPAAP; encoded by the coding sequence ATGACAGCGGAAGCCAGACCGGCATCGCCGCCCCTGACGGAGCGCCAGGAGGCCCGCCGCCGCCGCATCCTGCGGGCCACCGCCGAGCTGGCGGGCCGAGGCGGGTTCGAGGCCGTCCAGATGCGCGAGGTGGCGGAGGCGGCCGAGGTCGCCCTCGGCACCCTGTACCGGTACTTCCCGTCCAAGATCCACCTCCTCGTCGCCACCCTGCGCGACCGGCTCCAGCATCTGCGCACCGCCCTCCGCGAGCACCCCCCGGCCGGGGACGACGCGGCGTCCCGGGTCGCCGAGACGCTCATGCGCGCGTTCCGGGCGATGCGGCGCGAACCGCAGCTGGCGGACGCCATGGTGCGCGCCCTCACCTTCGCGGACCGGAGCGCGAGCAGCGAGGTCGACGCGGTCTCACGGCTCACGACGGCGATCATCCTGGACGCGATGGGCACCGGCCACCCGACGCCGGGGCAGCTCTCCGCCGTGCGGGTGATCGAGTACACCTGGCACTCCGCGCTGATCACCTGGCTCGCCGGCCGGGCGTCGATCGCGCAGGTGCGCACGGACATCGAGACGGTGTGCCGGCTGGTCGGCCCGGCGGCCCCCTGA
- a CDS encoding glycosyltransferase family 4 protein: MTAEAVESGPRTGVAAPGTGPGDGPLRIALLTYKGNPFCGGQGVYVRHLARELARLGHRVEVIGAQPYPVLDEGVPLTELPSLDLYRQPDPFRTPSRGEYRDWIDAAEVATMWTGGFPEPLTFSLRARRHLAARRGEFDVIHDNQTLGYGLLADLGAPLVTTIHHPITVDRQLDLDAATSRRRRASVRRWYGFTRMQKRVARRLPSVLTVSGSSKQEIVDHLGVDARRIQVVHIGADTDLWSPDPSVPEVPGRIVTTSSADVPLKGLVHLVEALAKLRTGNPAAHLVVVGKRAEDGPVARAIERHGLADAVEFVKGISDSELVDLVRGAQIACVPSLYEGFSLPAAEAMATGTPLVATTGGAIPEVAGPDGETCLAVPPGDPGALADALGRLLGDAELRARLGAAGRERVLARFTWKQAAIGTAALYRQAIAARAATGPGGRR, from the coding sequence GTGACCGCTGAGGCCGTTGAGTCGGGCCCCCGTACGGGCGTCGCCGCACCGGGCACGGGCCCCGGCGACGGACCCCTGCGCATCGCGCTCCTCACCTACAAGGGCAACCCCTTCTGCGGCGGCCAGGGCGTCTACGTACGCCACCTCGCCCGCGAACTCGCCCGCCTCGGCCACCGCGTCGAGGTCATCGGCGCCCAGCCCTACCCGGTCCTCGACGAGGGCGTCCCGCTCACCGAGCTGCCCAGCCTCGACCTGTACCGGCAGCCCGACCCGTTCCGCACCCCGAGCCGCGGCGAGTACCGGGACTGGATCGACGCCGCAGAGGTCGCCACCATGTGGACCGGCGGCTTCCCCGAACCGCTCACCTTCAGCCTGCGGGCCCGGCGCCACCTCGCCGCCCGGCGCGGCGAGTTCGACGTCATCCACGACAACCAGACCCTCGGCTACGGGCTCCTCGCCGACCTCGGCGCGCCCCTGGTCACCACGATCCACCACCCCATCACCGTCGACCGGCAGCTCGACCTGGACGCCGCGACGAGCCGCCGCCGCCGGGCCTCCGTGCGCCGCTGGTACGGCTTCACCCGCATGCAGAAGCGGGTCGCGCGCCGGCTGCCGTCCGTGCTCACCGTCTCCGGCTCCTCCAAGCAGGAGATCGTGGACCACCTCGGCGTCGACGCGCGCCGCATCCAGGTCGTCCACATCGGCGCCGACACCGACCTGTGGTCGCCCGACCCCTCGGTCCCCGAGGTCCCCGGACGCATCGTCACCACGTCCAGCGCCGACGTCCCGCTCAAGGGCCTCGTCCACCTCGTGGAAGCCCTCGCCAAGCTCCGTACCGGCAACCCCGCCGCCCACCTCGTCGTCGTCGGCAAGCGCGCCGAGGACGGGCCGGTCGCCCGGGCCATCGAGCGGCACGGGCTCGCGGACGCCGTCGAGTTCGTCAAGGGCATCAGCGACAGTGAGCTGGTCGACCTGGTGCGCGGCGCCCAGATCGCCTGCGTCCCCTCGCTGTACGAGGGCTTCTCGCTGCCCGCCGCCGAGGCCATGGCCACCGGCACCCCGCTGGTCGCGACGACCGGCGGCGCCATCCCGGAGGTCGCCGGACCCGACGGGGAGACCTGCCTCGCGGTCCCGCCCGGCGACCCGGGGGCCCTCGCCGACGCGCTCGGCCGGCTGCTCGGCGACGCGGAGCTGCGCGCCCGGCTCGGGGCCGCCGGACGGGAGCGGGTGCTCGCCCGGTTCACCTGGAAGCAGGCCGCGATCGGCACCGCCGCGCTCTACCGGCAGGCCATCGCCGCCCGCGCCGCCACCGGCCCCGGCGGCCGGCGGTGA
- a CDS encoding class I SAM-dependent methyltransferase, translating to MLTVDFTRFPLAAGDRVLDLGCGAGRHAFECYRRGAQVVALDRNGEEIREVAKWFAAMKEAGEAPEGATATAMEGDALNLPFPDESFDVVIISEVMEHIPDDKGVLAEMVRVLRPGGRIAVTVPRYGPEKVCWALSDAYHEVEGGHIRIYKADELLGKMRGAGLKPYGTHHAHALHSPYWWLKCAFGVDNDKALPVKAYHKLLVWDIMKKPLATRVAEQLLNPVVGKSFVAYATKPHLPVAAVAAEAEA from the coding sequence GTGCTGACCGTGGACTTCACCCGCTTCCCGCTCGCCGCAGGCGACCGCGTGCTCGACCTCGGGTGCGGCGCCGGACGCCACGCCTTCGAGTGCTACCGGCGCGGCGCCCAGGTGGTGGCCCTCGACCGGAACGGCGAGGAGATCCGCGAGGTCGCGAAGTGGTTCGCCGCGATGAAGGAGGCCGGGGAGGCCCCCGAGGGCGCCACCGCCACCGCGATGGAGGGCGACGCGCTCAACCTGCCGTTCCCCGACGAGTCCTTCGACGTCGTGATCATCTCCGAGGTCATGGAGCACATCCCCGACGACAAGGGCGTCCTCGCCGAGATGGTCCGGGTGCTCAGGCCCGGCGGCCGGATCGCCGTCACCGTCCCGCGCTACGGCCCCGAGAAGGTCTGCTGGGCCCTCTCCGACGCCTACCACGAGGTCGAGGGCGGCCACATCCGCATCTACAAGGCCGACGAACTCCTCGGCAAGATGCGCGGCGCCGGCCTCAAGCCGTACGGCACCCACCACGCGCACGCGCTGCACTCCCCGTACTGGTGGCTCAAGTGCGCGTTCGGCGTCGACAACGACAAGGCGCTGCCGGTGAAGGCGTACCACAAGCTCCTGGTCTGGGACATCATGAAGAAGCCGCTGGCCACCCGGGTCGCCGAGCAGCTCCTGAATCCCGTCGTCGGCAAGAGCTTCGTGGCCTACGCGACCAAGCCGCACCTGCCCGTCGCCGCAGTCGCCGCCGAGGCCGAGGCGTGA
- a CDS encoding prenyltransferase/squalene oxidase repeat-containing protein — MSLPERTEHLVLPGVLTAAQAAETVAALRAVQRPDGAIPWFRGHHLDPWDHTEAAMALDAAGEHAAAERAYEWLARHQNGDGSWYAAYHDGDAEQPTDRSRETNFCAYVAVGVWHHYLATGDDAFVDRMWPTVYAAVEFVLRLQQPGGQIGWKREDDGTEVTDALLTGSSSIHQALRCALAIAERREEPQPDWELATGALGHAIRSHPERFLDKSRYSMDWYYPVLGGAVTGAAAKERIEEGWDRFVVPGLGVRCVLPNPWVTGGESCELALALWVMGESDRALDILQSVQHLRAEGGMYWTGYVFEGSRAFWPEEHTSWTAGSLLLAVAALGGDEATTAVFSGDRLPKGLEPDCCG, encoded by the coding sequence GTGAGCCTTCCCGAGCGGACCGAACACCTCGTCCTGCCCGGAGTCCTCACCGCCGCGCAGGCCGCCGAGACCGTCGCCGCGCTGCGCGCCGTGCAGCGCCCGGACGGCGCCATCCCGTGGTTCCGCGGTCACCACCTCGACCCGTGGGACCACACCGAGGCCGCCATGGCCCTGGACGCGGCCGGCGAGCACGCCGCCGCGGAACGCGCGTACGAGTGGCTGGCCCGCCACCAGAACGGCGACGGCTCCTGGTACGCCGCCTACCACGACGGCGACGCCGAGCAGCCGACCGACCGCAGCCGGGAGACCAACTTCTGCGCCTATGTGGCCGTCGGCGTCTGGCACCACTACCTCGCCACCGGCGACGACGCCTTCGTGGACCGCATGTGGCCCACCGTCTACGCGGCCGTCGAGTTCGTCCTGCGCCTCCAGCAGCCCGGCGGGCAGATCGGCTGGAAGCGGGAGGACGACGGCACGGAGGTGACGGACGCGCTGCTCACCGGCTCGTCCTCGATCCACCAGGCCCTGCGCTGCGCGCTGGCCATCGCCGAACGCCGCGAGGAGCCCCAGCCCGACTGGGAGCTGGCGACCGGGGCCCTGGGGCACGCGATCCGCAGCCACCCGGAGCGCTTCCTCGACAAGAGCCGGTACTCGATGGACTGGTACTACCCGGTCCTCGGCGGCGCCGTCACCGGCGCGGCGGCCAAGGAGCGCATCGAGGAGGGCTGGGACCGCTTCGTCGTCCCCGGTCTCGGGGTGCGCTGCGTGCTGCCCAACCCTTGGGTGACCGGCGGCGAGAGCTGCGAACTGGCCCTGGCCCTCTGGGTGATGGGCGAGTCCGACCGGGCGCTCGACATCCTCCAGTCGGTCCAGCACCTGCGGGCCGAGGGCGGCATGTACTGGACGGGTTACGTCTTCGAGGGCAGCCGCGCCTTCTGGCCCGAGGAGCACACCTCCTGGACGGCCGGTTCGCTGCTGCTGGCGGTGGCCGCGCTCGGAGGGGACGAGGCGACCACCGCCGTGTTCAGCGGGGACCGGCTGCCGAAGGGGCTGGAGCCGGACTGCTGCGGCTGA
- a CDS encoding maleylpyruvate isomerase family mycothiol-dependent enzyme, protein MALLAHERYCDEIVRLTGELRATLRGADLGATVPTCPDWTLRELAEHVGRAHRWAGEIVRTRATEEVADEKVPDNSPAGDDPAALDAWLAEGAAGTADALREAGPGTEVWSWSWDHSAGFWARRMALETVVHLADAALAAEVPYTMEPEPAADTIEEWLQIVAFAQKVGYSGSAELPRDGRTLHLHATDVPGAEWLIRLGAEGVTWSREHGKADVALRGSLTDVMLVFNRRLAPDSDRVEVLGDAGLLDFWLARTSFG, encoded by the coding sequence ATGGCTCTTCTCGCGCACGAGCGCTACTGCGATGAAATCGTCCGGCTCACCGGGGAGTTGAGGGCGACCCTCCGGGGCGCCGACCTCGGCGCGACGGTGCCGACCTGCCCCGACTGGACCCTGCGCGAACTCGCCGAGCACGTCGGCCGCGCGCACCGCTGGGCCGGCGAGATCGTCCGCACCCGGGCCACCGAGGAGGTGGCGGACGAGAAGGTGCCCGACAACAGCCCCGCCGGTGACGACCCCGCCGCGCTCGACGCCTGGCTGGCGGAAGGGGCCGCCGGCACCGCCGACGCACTCCGGGAGGCCGGGCCCGGGACCGAGGTGTGGTCCTGGTCCTGGGACCACAGCGCGGGCTTCTGGGCCCGCCGCATGGCCCTGGAGACCGTCGTCCACCTCGCCGACGCGGCCCTCGCCGCCGAGGTCCCGTACACGATGGAGCCGGAGCCGGCGGCGGACACCATCGAGGAGTGGCTGCAGATCGTGGCCTTCGCGCAGAAGGTGGGCTACTCCGGGTCCGCCGAGCTGCCCCGCGACGGACGCACCCTGCACCTGCACGCCACCGACGTGCCCGGTGCCGAGTGGCTGATCAGGCTCGGCGCGGAGGGCGTCACCTGGAGCCGTGAGCACGGCAAGGCGGACGTGGCGCTGCGCGGGTCCCTCACCGACGTCATGCTGGTCTTCAACCGCCGCCTCGCCCCGGACAGCGACCGGGTCGAGGTGCTGGGCGACGCCGGACTGCTGGACTTCTGGCTGGCGCGCACCTCCTTCGGCTGA
- a CDS encoding PHP domain-containing protein has protein sequence MDPVRALERIAFLLERGKAVTYRVQAFRTAARTVAAMDDGEVERRVADGSLERAKGIGPRTAQVIREALAGEVPGYLERLEAEGAGPLTKGGEHLLSLLRGDCHTHSDWSDGGSPIEEMGRAAAELGHDWTVLTDHSPRLTVANGLSPERLRRQLAEVAELNARWAPFRLLTGIECDINLDGSLDQEEDLLEQVDLVVVSVHSKLRMDAAPMTRRMVAAVRHPQANVLGHCTGRLVTGRGRPESSFDADEVFAACAEAGTAVEINSRPERLDPPRRLLRRAVAAGTLFAVDTDAHAPGQLDWQAYGCARAEECEVPPERVVTTWTADELLRWTRKGKVPKRAAG, from the coding sequence ATGGACCCCGTCCGGGCCCTGGAGCGGATCGCCTTCCTGCTGGAACGCGGCAAGGCGGTCACCTACCGTGTCCAGGCGTTCCGCACCGCCGCGCGCACCGTCGCCGCGATGGACGACGGCGAGGTGGAGCGGCGCGTGGCGGACGGCTCGCTGGAGCGGGCCAAGGGCATCGGCCCCCGCACCGCCCAGGTGATCCGCGAGGCGCTGGCCGGAGAGGTCCCCGGATATCTGGAGCGGCTCGAAGCCGAGGGCGCCGGACCCCTCACGAAGGGCGGCGAGCACCTGCTGTCCCTGCTGCGCGGGGACTGCCATACGCACTCCGACTGGTCGGACGGCGGCAGCCCCATCGAGGAGATGGGCCGCGCGGCGGCGGAACTGGGCCACGACTGGACGGTCCTCACCGACCACTCGCCCCGGCTCACGGTCGCGAACGGCCTCTCGCCGGAGCGGCTGCGCAGGCAGCTCGCCGAGGTGGCCGAACTCAACGCGCGCTGGGCGCCGTTCAGGCTGCTCACCGGCATCGAGTGCGACATCAACCTCGACGGCTCCCTCGACCAGGAGGAGGACCTGCTCGAACAGGTCGACCTGGTCGTGGTCTCCGTCCACTCCAAACTCCGCATGGACGCCGCCCCGATGACCCGCCGCATGGTCGCCGCCGTCCGCCATCCGCAGGCGAACGTCCTCGGCCACTGCACCGGGCGCCTCGTCACCGGCCGGGGCCGCCCCGAGTCGTCCTTCGACGCCGACGAGGTCTTCGCCGCCTGCGCGGAGGCGGGCACCGCCGTCGAGATCAACAGCCGGCCCGAACGGCTCGACCCGCCCCGCAGGCTGCTGCGCCGGGCCGTGGCGGCGGGCACCCTGTTCGCCGTCGACACCGACGCGCACGCGCCCGGCCAGCTCGACTGGCAGGCGTACGGCTGCGCCCGCGCCGAGGAGTGCGAGGTCCCGCCGGAGCGCGTGGTCACCACCTGGACGGCCGACGAGCTGCTGCGCTGGACGCGGAAGGGCAAGGTCCCCAAGAGGGCGGCCGGTTGA
- a CDS encoding N-acetylmuramoyl-L-alanine amidase has protein sequence MRHHESLPPTPRHPLRLAAAAALLCLGLAGCGDGGGPAQAQAGPSGGAATTPASPSAAPTKAAPSPSKSPAKAPTKSPSKEPAAPGGPLSGKTVVIDPGHNPRNHLHTAAINRQVDIGTGHKECDTTGTATNGGYAEAEFTLDVAHRLRDLLRAQGARVLLTYDGDREFGPCVDERARIGNEAHADAVVSVHADGSAVGNRGFHVILPALVRGGGADTSEIVEPSRDLGTRIAGLFVRSTGSSPSNYIGGKTGLDVRGDLGGLNLSTVPKVFIECGNMRDPKDAALLTSPGWRQKAAQGIADGISSYLKG, from the coding sequence GTGCGTCACCACGAGAGCCTTCCCCCCACCCCGCGCCACCCGCTCCGGCTCGCCGCCGCCGCTGCCCTGCTCTGCCTGGGCCTGGCCGGCTGCGGCGACGGAGGCGGGCCCGCGCAGGCCCAGGCCGGGCCGAGCGGCGGTGCGGCCACCACCCCGGCCTCGCCGTCGGCGGCGCCCACGAAGGCCGCCCCGTCGCCGTCGAAGTCCCCGGCGAAGGCGCCGACGAAGTCCCCCTCGAAGGAGCCGGCGGCTCCCGGCGGGCCGCTGTCCGGCAAGACCGTGGTCATCGACCCCGGGCACAACCCGCGCAACCACCTGCACACCGCCGCGATCAACCGCCAGGTCGACATCGGCACCGGCCACAAGGAGTGCGACACCACCGGGACCGCCACCAACGGGGGTTACGCGGAGGCGGAGTTCACCCTCGACGTGGCGCACCGGCTGCGGGATCTGCTGCGGGCGCAGGGCGCGAGGGTGCTCCTGACGTACGACGGGGACCGGGAGTTCGGGCCGTGCGTGGACGAGCGGGCCCGTATCGGCAACGAGGCGCACGCGGACGCGGTGGTCTCGGTGCACGCGGACGGATCGGCGGTGGGGAACCGGGGGTTCCATGTGATCCTTCCCGCACTCGTGCGCGGCGGGGGTGCGGACACCTCGGAGATCGTTGAGCCTTCACGCGATCTCGGCACCCGTATCGCCGGACTGTTCGTACGCAGTACCGGAAGTTCCCCTTCCAATTACATCGGCGGCAAAACGGGTTTGGACGTCCGCGGGGATCTCGGCGGACTTAATTTGTCGACCGTGCCCAAAGTCTTCATCGAATGCGGCAATATGCGTGATCCCAAGGACGCCGCCCTGCTCACCAGCCCGGGTTGGCGCCAGAAGGCCGCCCAGGGCATCGCGGACGGTATCAGCAGCTACCTCAAGGGGTAG
- a CDS encoding class I SAM-dependent methyltransferase: MAAEPKPEILAAFQAAKGFMPVVEGLALYEAATEAAALGLPLLEVGTYCGRSTILIADAARVAGVTALTVDHHRGSEEQQPGWEYHDPTVVDPEVGRMDTLPTFRRTLHAAGLEDQVVALVGRSPQVAAVWGGPLGFVFIDGGHTDEHANGDYEGWAPHLAEGGLLVIHDVFPDPAHGGQAPYRVYLRALESGAFTEVSVTDSLRVLRRTGPGI; this comes from the coding sequence GTGGCCGCCGAGCCCAAGCCGGAGATTCTCGCCGCCTTCCAGGCCGCCAAGGGCTTCATGCCGGTGGTCGAGGGGCTCGCGCTGTACGAGGCGGCCACCGAGGCCGCCGCGCTCGGCCTGCCGCTGCTGGAGGTCGGCACCTACTGCGGGCGCTCCACGATCCTGATCGCCGACGCGGCGCGGGTGGCCGGCGTCACCGCGCTCACCGTCGACCACCACCGGGGCAGCGAGGAGCAGCAGCCCGGCTGGGAGTACCACGACCCGACCGTGGTGGACCCGGAGGTCGGCCGGATGGACACCCTGCCCACCTTCCGCAGGACGCTGCACGCGGCGGGCCTGGAGGACCAGGTGGTGGCGCTCGTGGGGCGCTCGCCGCAGGTGGCGGCGGTCTGGGGCGGCCCGCTGGGCTTCGTCTTCATCGACGGCGGCCACACCGACGAGCACGCGAACGGCGACTACGAGGGCTGGGCCCCGCATCTCGCCGAGGGCGGGCTGCTGGTGATCCACGACGTGTTCCCGGACCCGGCCCACGGCGGCCAGGCCCCGTACCGGGTGTATCTGCGGGCGCTGGAATCGGGCGCCTTCACGGAGGTCTCCGTCACGGACTCGCTGCGCGTGCTGCGCCGCACCGGACCGGGCATCTGA
- a CDS encoding M20/M25/M40 family metallo-hydrolase has product MSTAPDAALVPASDEAQDEVVTLCAELIRFDTSNPTSTERASAEWVVARLAEVGIGSELVESAPGRASVIARIAGRDRDRGALLVHGHLDVVPADASEWQVPPFSGEIRDGYLWGRGAIDMKDTVAVMLATARHFARTGTAPSRDLVLAFLADEEAGGKFGAHWLVEHRPELFAGVTEAIGEGGGFSFAIDDTRRLYPIENAQRGMAWMELTATGRAGHGSSPNDENAVTDLAESLTRIGRETFPIRLIEPVRVLLEEAARLYGVAFDEDDIEGSLARLGPVADFMQVVLRNSANPTMFSAGYQTNVIPGKATARVDGRFLPGHEQELIDTIDRLLLPSVSREWVNHDIAMETTFDGPLVDAMCAAVRAEDPDGHPVPYCNPGGTDAKAFTHLGIRCFGFKGLKLPHDLDYGRLFHGVDERVPLEGLRFGVRVMTRLWQSC; this is encoded by the coding sequence ATGAGCACCGCACCCGACGCCGCACTCGTCCCGGCCTCCGACGAGGCCCAGGACGAGGTCGTCACCCTCTGCGCCGAGCTGATCAGGTTCGACACCTCCAACCCGACGAGCACCGAGCGCGCGAGCGCCGAGTGGGTCGTGGCCCGCCTGGCCGAGGTGGGCATCGGCTCCGAACTGGTCGAGTCCGCGCCCGGCCGCGCCAGCGTCATCGCCCGGATCGCCGGCCGCGACCGGGACCGCGGCGCCCTGCTGGTCCACGGCCACCTGGACGTGGTCCCGGCGGACGCCTCCGAGTGGCAGGTGCCGCCCTTCTCCGGCGAGATCCGCGACGGCTACCTCTGGGGCCGGGGCGCGATCGACATGAAGGACACCGTCGCGGTGATGCTGGCCACCGCCCGGCACTTCGCCCGCACCGGAACGGCCCCCTCCCGCGACCTGGTCCTCGCCTTCCTCGCGGACGAGGAGGCGGGCGGCAAGTTCGGCGCGCACTGGCTGGTCGAGCACCGCCCGGAGCTGTTCGCCGGGGTCACCGAGGCGATCGGCGAGGGCGGCGGGTTCTCCTTCGCGATCGACGACACCCGGCGGCTGTACCCGATCGAGAACGCCCAGCGCGGCATGGCCTGGATGGAGCTGACCGCCACCGGCCGGGCCGGCCACGGCTCCTCCCCCAACGACGAGAACGCGGTCACCGACCTCGCGGAGTCGCTGACCCGGATCGGCCGCGAGACCTTCCCGATCCGCCTGATCGAGCCGGTCCGCGTGCTGCTCGAAGAGGCCGCCCGGCTCTACGGCGTCGCGTTCGACGAGGACGACATCGAGGGCAGCCTCGCCCGGCTCGGCCCGGTCGCCGACTTCATGCAGGTGGTGCTGCGCAACTCGGCGAACCCGACGATGTTCAGCGCCGGCTACCAGACCAACGTGATCCCGGGGAAGGCCACCGCCCGCGTGGACGGCCGCTTCCTGCCGGGCCACGAGCAGGAGCTGATCGACACGATCGACCGGCTGCTGCTGCCCTCGGTCAGCCGGGAGTGGGTCAACCACGACATCGCCATGGAGACCACGTTCGACGGCCCGCTGGTCGACGCCATGTGCGCGGCGGTCCGCGCCGAGGACCCGGACGGCCACCCGGTGCCGTACTGCAACCCCGGCGGCACGGACGCCAAGGCGTTCACCCACCTGGGCATCCGCTGCTTCGGCTTCAAGGGCCTGAAGCTCCCGCACGACCTGGACTACGGCCGCCTCTTCCACGGCGTGGACGAGCGCGTCCCGCTGGAGGGGCTGCGCTTCGGCGTCCGCGTCATGACCCGCCTCTGGCAGAGCTGCTGA